The Vibrio chagasii genome includes a region encoding these proteins:
- the plsB gene encoding glycerol-3-phosphate 1-O-acyltransferase PlsB has translation MSSGQSFSRSLMKLPLSVLVKGTSIPSNPVEDLQIDLGKPIVYALPFRSSVDLLTLQKHALELGLPDPLSKLEISGKSLPRYVFISSRKTLLQDDDYVPASSIEVFSELLALHADDSELDVQVIPATVLWGRKPGKENNQKPYLQAMNGLEKSIAVLIAGRDCLVRFSPVVSLRYMANSHGTDSTIAHKLARVARIHFSRQKLAASGPNLPSRQALFDRLLKSEAIKKAIEDEAKSKNISIEKASKEAQDIMDEIAANFSYSLIKRGEKILGWLWNKLYQGLHINNASTVRKLAQDGHEIVYVPCHRSHMDYLLLSYVLYHEGMVPPHIAAGINLNFFPAGPIFRHGGAFFIRRSFKGNKLYSTIFREYLAELFAKGYSVEYFSEGGRSRTGRLLQAKTGMLAMTIQAMLRGMNRPVTLVPVYIGYEHVMEVATYAKELRGKRKEKENASLVIRTIRKLRNFGKGYVNFGEPIQLNQYLNEHSPEWTKDIGPMGTSKPQWMTPVVNDLATKMMTHINDAAATNALTLCATALLASRQRALSRDSLVSQINCYLSLLNNVPYSDTFTVPKDSAEELVKHAESLNKFLIESDSMGDIISLDRHQSILMTYYRNNIIHLFALPSLIAQMTIRQHGLTIDAIQKNVAAIYPFLKKELFLSYDEDLLEGVVSNIIDELVSQGMLVVSDNQVTINQSNSQALMLLGRTISETLQRYSIALNLLSENPELDKSDLEQKSQDIAQRLGRLQGINAPEFFDKGVFASMFATLKQQQYLDNDGNCDLEKTQQFAKLLYSMLYPEVRLTIQESIHQAE, from the coding sequence ATGTCTTCTGGACAATCTTTTTCACGTTCATTAATGAAGCTACCTTTATCCGTATTGGTAAAAGGCACATCAATCCCTTCGAATCCAGTTGAAGATTTGCAGATTGATTTAGGCAAACCAATTGTATACGCCTTACCGTTTCGCTCAAGCGTCGACCTACTGACACTCCAAAAGCACGCGCTAGAACTGGGTTTACCAGATCCGCTAAGCAAGCTTGAAATCAGTGGTAAATCACTGCCACGCTACGTTTTTATCTCTTCACGCAAAACGCTACTACAAGATGATGATTACGTCCCAGCCTCTTCTATTGAAGTCTTCTCTGAGCTGCTTGCACTGCATGCTGACGACTCAGAGCTGGATGTGCAAGTTATCCCTGCAACGGTATTGTGGGGCCGTAAGCCTGGTAAAGAGAATAACCAGAAGCCTTACCTACAAGCAATGAACGGCTTAGAGAAATCAATCGCTGTTTTAATTGCTGGCCGCGACTGCCTAGTACGATTCAGCCCTGTGGTATCTCTGCGTTACATGGCAAACTCACACGGCACCGACAGCACTATCGCACACAAGCTGGCGCGTGTAGCTCGCATTCACTTCTCACGCCAAAAACTGGCAGCCTCTGGCCCTAACCTGCCAAGCCGTCAAGCATTGTTCGATCGCCTACTAAAATCAGAAGCGATCAAGAAGGCGATTGAAGACGAAGCGAAGTCAAAGAACATCTCCATTGAGAAAGCGAGCAAAGAAGCTCAGGACATCATGGATGAGATCGCAGCGAACTTCTCTTACTCACTGATCAAACGTGGCGAGAAGATTCTAGGTTGGTTGTGGAACAAACTGTACCAAGGCCTACATATCAACAACGCTTCAACCGTTCGTAAGCTGGCACAAGATGGTCACGAGATTGTTTATGTCCCTTGTCACCGCAGCCATATGGACTACTTACTGTTGTCTTATGTGCTTTACCATGAAGGTATGGTTCCTCCGCATATCGCTGCGGGTATCAACTTGAATTTCTTCCCTGCCGGTCCGATTTTCCGTCACGGTGGTGCGTTCTTCATTCGTCGTAGCTTTAAAGGTAATAAGCTGTACTCAACGATCTTCCGTGAGTACCTAGCTGAGCTGTTCGCTAAAGGCTACTCGGTAGAATACTTTAGTGAAGGTGGCCGTTCTCGTACGGGTCGTCTGCTACAAGCGAAAACCGGCATGCTAGCGATGACAATTCAGGCAATGCTGCGTGGTATGAACCGCCCAGTAACGTTAGTTCCTGTTTACATCGGCTACGAGCACGTAATGGAAGTAGCGACTTACGCAAAAGAACTACGTGGTAAGCGCAAAGAGAAAGAAAACGCGAGCCTAGTGATTCGTACTATCCGTAAGCTACGTAACTTTGGTAAAGGCTACGTGAACTTCGGTGAGCCGATTCAGCTTAACCAATACCTGAATGAGCATTCTCCAGAGTGGACGAAAGACATCGGTCCAATGGGTACCAGCAAGCCACAGTGGATGACGCCTGTGGTCAATGACCTGGCAACTAAGATGATGACACACATCAACGATGCGGCAGCGACCAACGCACTGACATTATGTGCAACCGCTCTGCTTGCATCACGTCAGCGTGCATTGTCTCGTGACTCTTTGGTTTCTCAGATCAATTGCTACCTGTCTCTACTTAACAATGTGCCTTACTCAGACACATTTACGGTACCAAAAGACAGCGCGGAAGAATTGGTGAAACATGCAGAGTCTCTGAACAAGTTCTTGATTGAGTCAGACTCAATGGGTGACATTATTTCACTAGACCGTCACCAATCGATTCTGATGACTTACTACCGCAACAACATCATTCACTTGTTTGCGCTGCCATCGCTAATTGCTCAGATGACTATTCGTCAGCACGGGCTAACGATCGATGCGATTCAAAAGAATGTCGCGGCAATCTACCCGTTCTTGAAAAAAGAGCTATTCCTAAGCTACGACGAAGACCTTCTTGAAGGTGTGGTGTCGAACATCATCGATGAATTGGTTAGCCAAGGCATGCTAGTTGTGTCTGATAATCAAGTCACCATCAACCAATCGAATAGCCAAGCGCTAATGCTACTAGGTCGCACGATTTCAGAGACACTTCAGCGTTACTCGATTGCTCTTAACCTATTGTCAGAGAATCCGGAACTGGATAAATCTGATCTTGAACAGAAGAGCCAAGACATTGCACAACGCCTAGGTCGCCTGCAAGGTATCAACGCACCTGAGTTCTTCGATAAAGGTGTATTTGCTTCGATGTTCGCTACGCTCAAGCAACAGCAATACCTGGATAACGACGGTAATTGCGACTTAGAGAAAACTCAGCAATTCGCTAAGCTTCTGTACTCAATGCTTTACCCAGAAGTTCGCTTAACGATTCAAGAGAGCATCCACCAAGCAGAGTAA
- the sthA gene encoding Si-specific NAD(P)(+) transhydrogenase: protein MPHSNHFDVIVIGSGPGGEGAAMGLTKAGLNVAIIEKESSVGGGCTHWGTIPSKALRHAVSRIIEFNNNPLFCQNNKSIHSTFSNILGHAKSVIDKQTRLRQGFYDRNQCTLVFGTARFIDTNTISVMQSDGTEEHYSADKFVIATGSRPYQPDNVDFLHERIYDSDSILSLKHDPQHIIIYGAGVIGCEYASIFRGLGVKTDLINTRDRLLSFLDNETSDALSYHFWNSGVVIRNDETFEKIEGTDDGVIIHLESGKKMRADCLLYANGRTGNTDKLNLGAVGLEADSRGQVSVNTNYQTNVDHVYAVGDVIGYPSLASAAYDQGRFVAQAIVKGEAEGHLIEDIPTGIYTIPEISSVGKTEQELTAAKVPYEVGRSSFKHLARAQIAGKDIGSLKILFHRETKEILGIHVFGERAAEIIHIGQAIMEQKGEANTIEYFVNTTFNYPTMAEAYRVAALNGLNRLF, encoded by the coding sequence ATGCCACACTCCAACCACTTTGATGTAATCGTAATTGGTAGTGGCCCCGGAGGCGAAGGGGCAGCGATGGGATTAACCAAAGCCGGGTTGAACGTTGCAATCATTGAAAAAGAGAGCAGCGTTGGTGGTGGTTGCACCCACTGGGGAACCATTCCTTCGAAAGCTCTGCGTCATGCTGTAAGCCGTATTATCGAATTTAATAATAACCCTCTATTCTGTCAGAACAACAAAAGCATTCACTCGACGTTTTCCAACATTCTGGGGCATGCGAAATCCGTTATCGATAAACAGACTCGACTGCGTCAAGGCTTCTACGATCGTAACCAATGCACTCTGGTGTTTGGTACAGCTCGTTTCATTGATACCAACACTATTTCTGTAATGCAAAGTGATGGTACGGAAGAGCATTACAGTGCCGACAAGTTTGTGATTGCGACAGGTTCTCGCCCATATCAACCAGACAACGTCGACTTTCTACATGAACGCATCTACGACAGCGACTCGATTCTTTCTCTTAAACACGACCCGCAACACATCATCATCTACGGTGCAGGTGTTATCGGCTGTGAATATGCGTCTATCTTCCGTGGTTTGGGCGTAAAGACCGATCTCATTAATACACGAGACCGTCTACTGTCATTCCTAGATAATGAAACCTCTGACGCACTTTCTTACCACTTCTGGAACAGCGGTGTGGTGATTCGTAACGATGAGACCTTTGAGAAAATCGAGGGCACTGACGATGGCGTTATCATTCACCTGGAGTCAGGCAAAAAGATGCGTGCGGACTGCTTGCTGTATGCCAATGGCCGAACCGGTAACACTGACAAGCTGAACTTAGGTGCGGTTGGTCTAGAAGCGGACTCTCGTGGTCAGGTATCAGTGAATACCAATTACCAAACCAACGTTGACCATGTATACGCGGTCGGTGATGTGATTGGCTACCCTAGCCTAGCAAGTGCTGCTTATGACCAAGGTCGTTTTGTTGCACAAGCGATTGTCAAAGGTGAAGCAGAAGGTCACTTGATTGAAGATATCCCAACGGGAATCTACACCATTCCTGAAATCAGCTCTGTCGGTAAAACCGAGCAAGAGCTGACAGCAGCGAAAGTACCTTATGAAGTTGGACGTTCTTCATTTAAACACTTAGCTCGCGCTCAAATCGCGGGTAAAGACATCGGTAGCTTGAAGATTCTATTCCACCGTGAAACCAAAGAAATTCTGGGTATCCACGTATTTGGTGAGCGTGCCGCAGAAATCATCCACATCGGCCAAGCAATCATGGAGCAAAAAGGGGAAGCGAATACTATCGAGTACTTCGTTAATACCACCTTTAACTACCCTACAATGGCTGAGGCTTATCGTGTTGCCGCTCTTAACGGTCTTAACCGTTTATTCTAA
- a CDS encoding IS3 family transposase (programmed frameshift), with product MKTTSRRTQRDYSLAFKLSVVSQVEKGEMTYKQAQERYGIQGRSTVLVWLRKHGQLDWSKGTEQSRALGATMSNSSSTQTPEQRIKELEQQLEETQLKAEFFEAVVKVMDRDFGVRISKKRKAELLRKKPVRKLTVTKACHFIGITRQAFYKRCVAEIHQTKKDELVLGFVKKQRMMHPRIGTRKLKYLLAQNDIEIGRDRLFSLLRMHRLLVQNRRAYHRTTNSNHRFYCHPNRIKEGLIPERPEQLWVADITYLATRCGSTYLSLVTDAYSRKIVGYHIGDDMKARTVKLAFLNALKERKNTGDLVHHSDRGVQYCSVEYQELHRQYDVSCSMTDGYDCYQNALAERINGILKMEYLLNKPNDLDEAKKMVAESVKIYNEYRPHTALKYKTPDEVHRAF from the exons ATGAAAACAACAAGTAGACGTACTCAACGAGATTATTCTCTTGCCTTTAAATTGTCAGTCGTAAGCCAAGTTGAAAAAGGCGAAATGACTTATAAGCAAGCTCAAGAACGTTATGGGATCCAAGGTCGCTCTACCGTTTTAGTTTGGCTTCGCAAACATGGTCAACTAGATTGGTCTAAAGGAACAGAACAATCGAGAGCGTTAGGAGCGACTATGTCAAACTCTTCCTCAACTCAAACCCCAGAGCAACGAATCAAAGAACTCGAGCAGCAATTAGAAGAGACTCAGCTCAAAGCTGAGTTCTTTGAAGCGGTTGTAAAAGTCATGGATCGAGATTTCGGTGTCCGAATCTCAAAGAAGCGCAAGGCCGAGTTATTAAGGAAAAAAC CGGTCAGAAAGTTGACCGTCACTAAAGCTTGTCACTTCATAGGTATTACACGACAAGCTTTCTACAAGCGCTGTGTTGCAGAAATTCATCAGACAAAAAAAGATGAATTAGTACTCGGTTTTGTGAAGAAGCAAAGGATGATGCACCCTCGTATAGGGACCCGTAAGCTCAAGTATTTACTTGCTCAGAACGATATTGAAATCGGTCGAGACCGCTTATTCTCTCTGCTGAGAATGCATCGATTATTAGTGCAGAATCGAAGGGCTTACCATCGAACCACAAACAGTAATCATCGCTTTTACTGCCATCCAAATCGAATCAAAGAAGGCTTAATACCGGAAAGACCTGAGCAATTATGGGTTGCCGATATTACTTATCTAGCGACGCGGTGTGGTAGTACTTATCTCAGTTTAGTGACGGACGCTTACTCAAGAAAAATCGTGGGCTATCACATAGGTGATGATATGAAAGCTCGCACTGTTAAGCTGGCCTTTTTAAACGCGTTGAAAGAGCGGAAGAATACAGGTGACCTTGTACATCACTCAGATCGAGGTGTTCAATACTGCTCTGTGGAATACCAGGAGTTGCATCGACAGTATGATGTATCTTGCTCAATGACTGATGGTTATGACTGTTATCAGAATGCGTTGGCAGAGAGGATCAACGGAATACTGAAGATGGAGTATCTGTTGAATAAGCCTAATGATTTAGATGAAGCAAAGAAAATGGTCGCCGAATCAGTAAAAATCTATAATGAATATAGGCCTCACACAGCTCTAAAATACAAAACGCCCGATGAAGTACATCGAGCGTTTTAG
- the trmA gene encoding tRNA (uridine(54)-C5)-methyltransferase TrmA, with product MANLDVNPQRYQEQLAEKTERLTEMFSEYNVPELEVYESPEQHYRMRAEFRVWHEGDDMYYVMFNQETKEKYRVDQFPAASRLINDLMPLLVDAMKDNHSLRHKLFQVDFLSTLSGEILVSLLYHRQLGEQWIQDAKALKQQLNDEGFNLNLIGRARKMKIVLDRDYVIEKLDVNGDSYIYQQVENSFTQPNGKVAEKMLEWAVDCTQDSKGDLLELYCGNGNFSLALAQNFERVLATELAKPSVESAQYNIAANKIDNVQIIRMSAEDFTVAMEGKREFRRLQQANIDLKSYNCNTIFVDPPRSGMDVDTCKMVQGYERIMYISCNPETLKENLEILSETHDITRFALFDQFPYTHHMEAGVFLERKA from the coding sequence ATGGCGAATTTAGATGTAAACCCGCAACGCTACCAAGAACAACTGGCAGAAAAGACAGAGCGTCTTACTGAAATGTTCTCAGAATATAATGTGCCTGAGCTGGAAGTGTATGAATCTCCAGAACAACACTACCGCATGCGTGCTGAGTTCCGCGTGTGGCATGAAGGTGACGATATGTATTACGTCATGTTCAATCAAGAAACTAAAGAAAAATACCGCGTAGACCAGTTCCCTGCTGCTAGCCGTCTTATCAATGACTTGATGCCTTTGTTAGTCGATGCAATGAAAGACAACCACTCTCTACGCCATAAGCTATTCCAAGTAGACTTCCTATCTACACTTAGCGGTGAGATTTTGGTGTCTCTGCTTTACCACCGTCAACTAGGTGAGCAATGGATTCAAGATGCCAAAGCGCTAAAACAGCAATTGAACGATGAAGGTTTCAACCTAAACCTGATTGGTCGTGCTCGTAAGATGAAGATCGTTTTAGACCGTGATTACGTTATTGAGAAACTAGACGTAAATGGCGATAGCTACATCTACCAACAAGTAGAAAACAGCTTCACTCAACCAAACGGTAAAGTGGCTGAGAAAATGTTGGAGTGGGCCGTTGACTGCACTCAAGACAGCAAAGGCGATCTGCTAGAGCTTTACTGTGGTAACGGTAACTTCTCATTAGCACTGGCACAAAACTTCGAGCGTGTATTAGCGACTGAGCTAGCGAAACCATCAGTTGAATCAGCGCAATACAACATTGCAGCCAACAAGATTGATAATGTTCAGATCATCCGTATGTCTGCGGAAGACTTTACGGTTGCGATGGAAGGCAAACGTGAGTTCCGCCGTCTGCAACAAGCAAACATCGATTTGAAGAGCTACAACTGCAACACTATTTTTGTTGATCCACCACGTTCAGGTATGGATGTAGATACTTGTAAGATGGTTCAAGGCTACGAGCGCATCATGTACATCTCTTGTAACCCTGAAACATTGAAAGAGAACCTAGAGATCTTAAGCGAAACACACGATATTACTCGTTTTGCTCTGTTCGACCAGTTCCCTTACACACACCACATGGAAGCAGGCGTATTCCTAGAGCGTAAAGCGTAA
- the dinF gene encoding MATE family efflux transporter DinF produces MKLFNPQTIFQTLSNQAMHKQVLLLAIPMVLSNITVPLLGLVDAAVIGHLEHSWYLGGVALGGTMISVTFWLLGFLRMSTTGLAAQSYGANDGKQLGLVFVQGVTMALGLAGIFLLLHGLVADLVFSLSSASDQVKHYGQQYFSIRAWSAPAALTNFVILGWLLGTQNAKAPMWMVIITNITNIVLDVVFVIGFGWQVEGAALASVLADYAGLTFGLICVYRIWLKRQLPSPWALIKKTSQGLSRFVKLNRDIFLRSLCLQATFTFMTFQGASFGDDVVAANAVLMSFLMIISYGMDGFAYAMEAMVGKAIGAKDKDELNQSLIGTFFWSFNICVVLTLVFAIAGSNLINMITTIPDVKSQAEVYLPWLIAMPLVSMWCFLLDGIFVGATKGKDMRNSMFVATCSFFAIFFLASSLENHALWLAMLSFMAMRGIGLGVLFVSQWKKGEFLA; encoded by the coding sequence GTGAAGCTATTTAATCCCCAAACTATTTTCCAAACGCTATCCAACCAAGCTATGCACAAACAAGTGCTGTTGCTCGCGATCCCGATGGTGCTTTCTAATATTACTGTTCCACTGCTGGGTTTAGTGGATGCTGCTGTTATCGGTCACTTAGAACATTCTTGGTACCTAGGAGGTGTGGCGTTAGGTGGCACCATGATCAGTGTGACTTTCTGGTTACTCGGTTTTTTACGCATGTCGACAACCGGCCTTGCCGCACAATCGTACGGTGCAAATGATGGCAAGCAGCTTGGTTTAGTCTTCGTGCAGGGCGTGACCATGGCTCTTGGGCTTGCTGGTATTTTCTTGCTCTTACATGGCTTAGTGGCTGATCTGGTTTTTTCATTAAGCAGTGCCAGTGATCAAGTAAAACATTACGGTCAACAGTATTTCTCGATTCGAGCATGGAGTGCACCGGCTGCACTGACGAATTTCGTTATTTTGGGTTGGCTACTTGGAACTCAGAATGCAAAAGCGCCGATGTGGATGGTGATTATCACTAACATCACCAATATCGTGTTGGACGTAGTTTTTGTGATTGGTTTCGGTTGGCAGGTGGAAGGTGCTGCACTGGCATCGGTATTGGCTGATTATGCAGGCTTAACGTTTGGACTGATCTGCGTTTATCGGATCTGGCTAAAGAGACAGTTGCCATCACCGTGGGCTTTGATTAAGAAAACTAGCCAAGGTTTAAGTCGCTTCGTAAAACTGAATCGCGATATTTTCCTGCGTTCTTTATGTCTGCAAGCCACGTTTACTTTCATGACTTTCCAAGGAGCAAGCTTTGGTGATGATGTCGTGGCAGCCAATGCGGTATTGATGAGTTTCCTGATGATCATCTCTTACGGGATGGATGGTTTTGCCTACGCGATGGAAGCCATGGTGGGTAAGGCGATAGGAGCGAAAGACAAAGATGAATTAAATCAGTCGTTGATTGGCACTTTCTTTTGGAGCTTCAATATTTGTGTGGTTCTTACCTTAGTGTTCGCGATTGCTGGGTCAAACCTAATTAACATGATTACCACCATCCCAGATGTAAAAAGCCAAGCTGAGGTGTATCTGCCTTGGTTAATCGCAATGCCGCTGGTTTCAATGTGGTGCTTCTTACTCGATGGTATTTTTGTTGGAGCAACCAAAGGCAAGGACATGCGTAATAGTATGTTTGTCGCGACCTGCAGCTTCTTTGCGATTTTCTTCCTAGCGTCCAGTTTAGAAAATCATGCTCTGTGGCTTGCGATGCTGAGCTTTATGGCAATGCGCGGTATTGGTCTTGGTGTGTTATTTGTTTCTCAGTGGAAGAAAGGCGAATTTCTTGCTTAG
- the fabR gene encoding HTH-type transcriptional repressor FabR, which translates to MKPMGIRAQQKEKTRRSLIDAAFSQLSADRSFSNLSLREVAREAGIAPTSFYRHFKDMDELGLTMVDEGGLLLRQLMRQARQRIVKEGSVIRTSVETFMEFIESSPNVFRLLLRERSGTSFEFRTAVAREIQHFSAELTEYLITTGMTRDEAFTQAEASVILVFNSGAEALDLDRRQRDELAERLIMQLRMMAKGAFWYRKERERNRLKGGIE; encoded by the coding sequence ATGAAACCAATGGGCATTCGCGCACAGCAAAAAGAAAAAACTCGTCGCAGCTTAATCGATGCAGCATTTAGCCAACTCAGTGCCGATCGTAGTTTTTCCAACCTAAGCTTGAGAGAAGTCGCTCGTGAGGCTGGAATAGCACCGACTTCCTTTTATCGTCACTTCAAAGATATGGATGAGCTTGGCTTAACCATGGTAGATGAGGGGGGCTTACTACTGCGCCAGCTAATGCGTCAAGCTAGGCAGCGTATAGTAAAAGAAGGCAGTGTTATTCGCACATCGGTTGAAACCTTTATGGAGTTCATTGAAAGCAGCCCTAACGTATTCAGACTGTTATTGCGAGAGCGCTCAGGAACTTCATTTGAGTTTCGTACAGCGGTGGCTCGTGAGATACAGCACTTTTCTGCTGAGTTAACCGAATACCTAATCACGACTGGCATGACACGAGATGAAGCTTTTACGCAAGCAGAAGCTTCGGTCATATTGGTCTTTAACTCAGGGGCAGAAGCATTAGATTTAGATCGACGTCAGCGAGACGAACTGGCTGAGCGCTTGATCATGCAATTGAGAATGATGGCCAAAGGGGCTTTTTGGTATCGTAAAGAACGTGAACGTAACCGATTAAAAGGCGGGATAGAATAA
- a CDS encoding YijD family membrane protein has protein sequence MSNENNTVNRGSERKTLVLALIAGVCGDALLSWVTMSEVGFSIFPLIALVLAVQALYQEYLTNPVSEDIPLVGLACFFVGAFGHSAFVKAQHPDAGSNFFAIIVAMLLLAWVGKKLGFIGKTA, from the coding sequence ATGTCGAATGAAAATAATACTGTAAACCGTGGCTCAGAAAGAAAAACACTGGTACTGGCTCTGATTGCTGGTGTGTGTGGCGATGCACTTTTATCTTGGGTAACAATGAGCGAAGTGGGCTTCTCAATCTTCCCACTGATTGCTTTAGTTTTAGCTGTACAAGCACTTTACCAAGAGTACCTAACTAACCCAGTATCGGAAGATATCCCGTTAGTTGGTTTAGCGTGTTTCTTCGTGGGCGCATTTGGTCACTCTGCGTTTGTGAAAGCACAACACCCAGATGCGGGTTCAAACTTCTTCGCGATTATCGTCGCAATGCTACTGCTTGCTTGGGTAGGTAAGAAGTTAGGCTTTATCGGTAAGACAGCTTAA
- a CDS encoding class I SAM-dependent methyltransferase: protein MPIQTKPQIKPLIARPRSSEQKVSADQASVHQELQVPTNLVQHLWFRSRESLADDGLVYDPIAAQACKRCQLAPECLTGELDQQQLLYATLTQLCDSQVQQFLSHNPDAWIINVGAGLDTRFYRLDNGRCHWVELDVTENLLWRQRLFHKNERYRLECGSVDDLTWLDELNIPEQASVMVVCEHALLDCNEQQTAHFIQSLSRYFTHAHACVVLAGDKSSSTLGKKLGSGDYAHGLSSPVDSILNWLPWAQWVKAFSPLEQQCNRWKLWQRLLCKISQVKKRLTPQLVLVKW, encoded by the coding sequence ATGCCAATTCAAACCAAGCCTCAAATAAAGCCGCTTATAGCTAGACCGCGCTCCTCTGAACAAAAGGTTTCTGCTGATCAAGCGTCTGTACATCAAGAACTTCAAGTTCCGACAAACCTCGTCCAACACCTTTGGTTTCGCAGCCGAGAAAGCCTTGCCGATGATGGTCTCGTTTATGATCCTATAGCAGCTCAGGCCTGTAAGCGTTGTCAATTAGCGCCAGAATGCCTTACTGGCGAACTCGACCAACAACAACTTCTTTACGCGACACTGACTCAACTTTGCGATTCTCAAGTTCAGCAGTTCCTATCTCACAACCCAGATGCGTGGATTATTAACGTGGGAGCTGGTCTCGACACCCGTTTTTACCGATTAGACAATGGCCGCTGTCACTGGGTAGAGTTGGATGTGACCGAGAACCTACTTTGGCGACAACGTTTGTTCCACAAAAATGAACGCTACCGCTTGGAGTGTGGTTCAGTAGATGACCTGACTTGGTTAGATGAACTCAATATCCCAGAGCAAGCTTCGGTAATGGTGGTGTGTGAACATGCACTGCTGGATTGCAACGAGCAGCAAACCGCGCACTTTATTCAATCGCTGAGCCGTTACTTTACTCATGCACATGCGTGTGTGGTGCTAGCGGGCGACAAGAGCTCAAGTACTTTAGGGAAGAAGCTGGGTTCTGGTGACTATGCACATGGCTTATCTTCTCCAGTCGACAGCATTCTTAATTGGCTACCGTGGGCACAGTGGGTTAAAGCATTTTCGCCATTAGAGCAGCAATGTAATCGTTGGAAGTTATGGCAGCGACTATTGTGCAAAATTTCCCAGGTTAAAAAACGTTTAACGCCGCAGCTGGTACTAGTGAAGTGGTAG
- a CDS encoding diacylglycerol kinase gives MTKKSNTGFKRIVKAAGFSWQGITSSFKNEAAFRQEVFMAAVLIPLAFYLDVSHVERILMVSSIVLVMVVELINTAIEAVVDRIGSEHHELSGMAKDVGSAAVFICLALAAYVWFEILVL, from the coding sequence ATGACCAAAAAATCAAACACCGGATTTAAACGTATCGTGAAAGCAGCGGGCTTTTCATGGCAAGGCATCACAAGTTCGTTTAAAAACGAGGCGGCCTTTCGACAAGAAGTATTCATGGCTGCGGTGCTGATTCCGTTGGCGTTTTACCTCGATGTGAGCCATGTAGAACGAATCTTAATGGTGTCCTCTATCGTGCTGGTGATGGTTGTTGAGCTCATTAATACTGCAATTGAAGCGGTTGTAGATCGTATTGGTAGTGAACATCATGAGCTTTCAGGAATGGCGAAAGATGTCGGTTCGGCAGCCGTTTTCATCTGTTTAGCGCTTGCGGCTTATGTGTGGTTCGAGATCTTGGTTTTGTAA
- the lexA gene encoding transcriptional repressor LexA, which yields MKPLTPRQQQVFDLIKGKIEDSGMPPTRAEIARELGFRSANAAEEHLKALARKEAIEIIPGASRGIRILLEDAANEEQGLPLIGQVAAGEPILAQEHVEMHYQVDPGMFKPQADFLLRVNGESMKDIGIMDGDLLAVHKTQDVRDGQVVVARVDDDVTVKRLERKGSTVLLHAENEEFSPIRVDLESQHLSIEGLAVGIIRNTDWM from the coding sequence ATGAAGCCGTTAACGCCCCGCCAACAACAAGTCTTTGACCTTATCAAAGGTAAGATCGAAGATTCCGGTATGCCACCGACACGTGCAGAAATTGCCCGTGAATTAGGCTTCCGTTCTGCAAATGCTGCAGAAGAACATTTGAAAGCTCTTGCTCGTAAAGAAGCGATTGAGATTATCCCGGGTGCGTCTCGTGGTATTCGTATTTTGCTTGAAGATGCAGCGAACGAAGAGCAAGGTCTGCCTCTGATCGGTCAGGTTGCCGCTGGTGAGCCTATCTTGGCTCAAGAGCATGTAGAAATGCATTACCAAGTCGATCCAGGCATGTTTAAACCTCAAGCTGACTTCTTACTTCGTGTAAATGGCGAAAGTATGAAAGACATCGGTATTATGGATGGCGATCTGCTTGCTGTTCACAAAACACAAGACGTCCGCGACGGTCAGGTTGTGGTTGCTCGTGTTGATGATGATGTAACGGTAAAACGTCTAGAACGTAAAGGTTCTACAGTGCTGTTACACGCTGAAAACGAAGAGTTTTCTCCAATCCGTGTCGATCTAGAATCTCAACACTTGTCTATTGAAGGTCTTGCTGTTGGTATTATTCGTAATACGGACTGGATGTAA